One Mangrovimonas cancribranchiae DNA segment encodes these proteins:
- a CDS encoding 3-hydroxyacyl-CoA dehydrogenase NAD-binding domain-containing protein — translation MNVGIIGSGTMGSGIAQVAATSGCAVKLYDTNQVALDKAKANLEKILNRLIEKGRIDAEEKTRIQNNISYVNNLKDLSDSNLTIEAIVENLDIKKKVFLELESYVSDNCIIASNTSSLSIASIASSLQKPERCVGIHFFNPAPLMKLVEVIPAVQTSKAVLTKSVETIKSWKKTVAVAKDTPGFIVNRVARPFYGEALRIYEEGIASFSEIDAAMKDVGGFRMGPFELMDFIGNDVNYTVTETVFAAFYFDPRYKPSFTQKRLSEAGYFGRKSGKGYYDYDDNGKKISICHSELDSESHKEVPQQIFNRVLVMLINEAADALFLNIASAEDIDNAMTKGVNYPKGLLAWADEKGIDWCVTKLDELYDEYHEDRYRCSPLLRKMNKDNRTFY, via the coding sequence ATGAACGTAGGAATAATAGGATCTGGAACAATGGGAAGTGGTATTGCTCAAGTAGCAGCAACTTCTGGTTGTGCTGTAAAATTATACGATACCAATCAAGTGGCTTTAGACAAAGCCAAAGCTAACTTGGAAAAAATATTAAATCGTCTTATCGAAAAAGGGCGAATAGATGCTGAAGAAAAGACGCGAATTCAGAATAACATCTCTTATGTAAATAACTTAAAAGATTTGTCAGATTCAAACTTAACTATCGAAGCAATTGTTGAAAATCTAGACATAAAAAAGAAGGTGTTTTTAGAGTTGGAAAGTTACGTGTCAGACAATTGCATTATAGCTTCAAATACCTCAAGTTTATCAATAGCATCCATAGCATCATCCTTGCAAAAACCAGAACGTTGTGTGGGTATTCACTTTTTTAATCCAGCACCGTTAATGAAACTGGTTGAGGTTATTCCAGCCGTGCAAACATCAAAAGCAGTTTTAACTAAATCAGTTGAAACTATAAAAAGTTGGAAAAAAACAGTAGCTGTAGCCAAAGACACGCCAGGCTTTATTGTAAATCGTGTAGCGCGCCCATTCTATGGTGAAGCTTTACGAATTTATGAAGAAGGCATCGCCTCATTTTCTGAAATAGATGCCGCGATGAAAGATGTTGGAGGATTTAGAATGGGGCCATTCGAATTAATGGATTTCATCGGAAACGATGTCAATTATACCGTAACAGAAACCGTGTTTGCAGCCTTCTATTTCGACCCACGTTACAAGCCAAGTTTCACACAAAAACGCTTGAGTGAAGCAGGATATTTTGGAAGAAAATCAGGGAAAGGGTATTATGATTATGACGATAATGGTAAAAAAATAAGTATTTGTCATTCTGAACTTGATTCAGAATCTCATAAAGAAGTACCGCAACAAATATTCAACCGTGTTTTAGTAATGCTCATAAACGAAGCCGCTGATGCTTTATTTTTAAACATTGCTTCAGCAGAAGATATTGATAACGCGATGACCAAAGGTGTTAATTATCCAAAAGGTCTTTTGGCTTGGGCAGACGAAAAAGGCATCGATTGGTGCGTCACAAAACTAGACGAGTTGTATGATGAATACCACGAAGATCGTTACCGTTGTAGCCCATTATTACGAAAAATGAATAAAGACAATAGAACGTTTTACTAA
- the paaA gene encoding 1,2-phenylacetyl-CoA epoxidase subunit PaaA, whose product MSEEQIKNLEAEFEARIARDEKIEPKDWMPEKYRKTHIRQISQHAHSEIVGMLPEGNWITRAPSLRRKVALLAKVQDEAGHGLYLYSACETLGISRDELYEQLHSGKAKYSSIFNYPTVTWADMGAIGWLVDGAAIINQVPLCNTSFGPYARAMVRVCKEESFHQRQGYEIMLKLCQGTSEQKELAQDALNRWWWPSLMMFGPTDAESTHTEQSMKWKLKRKTNDELRQQFIDQTVPQAEILGLTIPDPDLKWNEDRKSYDFGEINWDEFWQVVKGYGPMNKERMKARVGAWESGEWVRDAAMAHAEKKATSLKKEVS is encoded by the coding sequence ATGAGTGAAGAACAAATAAAAAACCTAGAAGCAGAATTTGAAGCACGTATTGCACGTGACGAGAAAATTGAGCCTAAAGACTGGATGCCAGAAAAATATCGTAAAACGCATATAAGGCAAATCAGTCAGCATGCACATTCCGAAATTGTTGGGATGTTACCAGAAGGTAATTGGATAACTCGTGCGCCATCACTACGTCGTAAAGTGGCCTTATTGGCAAAAGTTCAAGACGAAGCTGGTCACGGATTATATTTATATAGCGCTTGCGAAACCTTAGGGATTTCTCGTGACGAATTATACGAGCAATTACATTCAGGTAAAGCAAAATATTCTTCCATTTTTAATTACCCAACAGTAACTTGGGCCGATATGGGAGCTATCGGTTGGTTGGTAGATGGCGCAGCTATTATCAATCAAGTGCCGTTATGCAACACCTCTTTCGGGCCTTATGCCAGAGCAATGGTGCGTGTGTGTAAAGAAGAAAGTTTTCATCAGCGTCAAGGTTACGAAATTATGCTCAAGTTGTGCCAAGGTACGTCCGAGCAAAAAGAACTGGCGCAAGACGCTTTAAACCGTTGGTGGTGGCCAAGTTTAATGATGTTTGGTCCAACCGATGCCGAATCTACGCATACCGAACAAAGTATGAAATGGAAACTGAAGCGTAAAACAAACGATGAATTGCGCCAGCAATTTATAGACCAAACGGTACCACAAGCTGAAATTTTAGGATTAACAATTCCAGATCCAGATTTAAAATGGAACGAAGACCGAAAAAGTTATGATTTCGGTGAAATTAATTGGGATGAATTTTGGCAAGTTGTAAAGGGATACGGTCCAATGAACAAAGAACGAATGAAAGCCAGAGTAGGTGCTTGGGAAAGTGGCGAATGGGTGCGCGATGCAGCAATGGCTCACGCAGAAAAGAAAGCAACCTCTTTGAAAAAAGAGGTCTCCTAA
- the paaE gene encoding 1,2-phenylacetyl-CoA epoxidase subunit PaaE, whose amino-acid sequence MAEFYKLKVKDIYKETKDTSVVSFEIPEDLKSDFKFSQGQHLTLKTIINGEDVRRSYSLCSSPFENEWKVAVKEIPGGKFSTFVNNELQTGDELEVMAPSGTFGVECDSKNAKNYLFFAAGSGITPIMSMIKAHLEAEPNSTCKLFYVNKTAKSIIFKEALEQLRNTYFGRLEIYYFLTKEKRDIDLFNGRFDDDKMNVLTKTFIDIPDTSEVFLCGPEDMVNYVSSYLAEAGLPKELIHFELFVKGLTEEDKKRVERLSEQKIDGVEVVIIDGGKEFRFTMQQDDDNILDGALTAGADLPFACKGGVCSTCKCQVVEGEVEMKINYALEDDEVAQHYVLSCQSVPTTKKVVVDFDV is encoded by the coding sequence ATGGCTGAATTTTATAAATTAAAAGTAAAAGACATATACAAGGAAACCAAAGATACATCAGTAGTGTCTTTCGAAATTCCTGAAGACTTAAAAAGCGACTTCAAATTTTCGCAAGGACAACATCTTACCTTAAAAACCATAATTAATGGTGAAGATGTGCGTCGCTCGTATTCATTATGTTCAAGCCCATTTGAAAACGAATGGAAAGTCGCTGTAAAGGAAATCCCTGGCGGGAAGTTTTCAACTTTTGTAAACAATGAGTTACAAACAGGAGACGAACTTGAGGTTATGGCACCAAGTGGAACTTTTGGTGTAGAATGTGATTCTAAAAATGCTAAAAACTATCTGTTTTTTGCTGCAGGAAGTGGCATTACGCCAATAATGTCTATGATAAAAGCGCATTTGGAGGCTGAACCCAATTCAACTTGTAAGTTGTTTTATGTGAATAAAACGGCAAAATCCATTATCTTTAAGGAAGCGTTAGAGCAATTACGAAACACCTACTTTGGAAGATTAGAAATATATTATTTCCTCACCAAAGAAAAGCGTGATATCGACTTGTTTAATGGTCGTTTTGATGATGACAAAATGAATGTGCTCACCAAAACATTTATTGATATTCCAGATACTAGTGAAGTGTTTTTGTGTGGTCCAGAAGACATGGTGAATTACGTAAGTAGCTATCTGGCTGAAGCAGGTTTGCCAAAAGAATTAATTCATTTTGAATTATTTGTAAAAGGCCTAACTGAAGAAGATAAAAAACGCGTAGAACGACTTTCAGAACAAAAAATAGATGGTGTTGAGGTGGTTATTATAGATGGCGGAAAAGAATTCCGTTTCACAATGCAGCAAGATGACGACAATATATTAGATGGCGCATTAACTGCAGGAGCCGATTTGCCATTTGCTTGTAAAGGCGGTGTTTGTAGTACCTGTAAATGTCAGGTGGTTGAAGGCGAAGTTGAAATGAAAATCAACTATGCTTTAGAAGATGATGAAGTGGCACAACATTATGTGTTAAGCTGTCAATCGGTGCCAACCACTAAAAAAGTGGTAGTCGATTTTGATGTGTAA
- the pcaF gene encoding 3-oxoadipyl-CoA thiolase — protein MEAYIIDGIRTPIGNYKGTLSAVRTDDLGALVIKEIVKRNPNIPKEAYDDVILGCANQAGEDNRNVARMASLLAGLPYSVPGETVNRLCSSGLSAIIHANRAIKAGDGDLFISGGVENMTRGPYVVAKPSSAFGNDSKMYDSSFGWRFVNPKMHEMYGTDGMGVTAENLVEKYNISREDQDAFAYWSQMKATQAQENGRLEKEIVSVEIPQRKKDPIIFSKDEFVKPTTTKEILAKLRPAFKKEGGSVTAGNSSGLNDGAAATIIASEEAVKKYNLKPMARIVSSAVVGVEPRIMGIGPVEASNKALAKAGLTMDDMDVIELNEAFAAQALACTRAWGLADDDSRLNPNGGSIAIGHPLGVTGARIAYSAALELQEQNKRYALVTMCVGVGQGYAAVIENIPA, from the coding sequence ATGGAAGCATACATTATAGACGGCATAAGAACACCAATAGGAAATTACAAAGGAACTTTATCTGCTGTACGGACAGACGATTTAGGAGCTTTAGTTATTAAAGAAATTGTAAAAAGAAATCCAAATATCCCAAAAGAAGCTTACGACGATGTTATTTTAGGTTGTGCCAACCAAGCTGGGGAAGACAATCGTAATGTAGCTAGAATGGCATCGCTTTTGGCGGGATTACCATATTCGGTGCCGGGCGAAACCGTAAACAGATTGTGTAGCTCGGGCTTATCAGCAATTATTCACGCCAATCGAGCGATTAAAGCAGGCGATGGCGATCTGTTTATATCTGGAGGCGTTGAAAATATGACTCGCGGGCCTTATGTGGTAGCAAAACCATCTAGCGCATTTGGAAACGATTCCAAAATGTATGACAGTAGTTTTGGTTGGCGATTTGTTAATCCAAAAATGCACGAGATGTACGGCACGGATGGTATGGGAGTAACAGCCGAGAATTTAGTTGAAAAGTATAATATCTCACGTGAAGATCAAGATGCCTTTGCCTATTGGAGTCAGATGAAAGCCACTCAAGCACAAGAAAATGGGCGTTTAGAAAAGGAAATTGTTTCGGTTGAAATTCCACAGCGCAAAAAAGACCCAATCATCTTTTCAAAAGATGAATTTGTAAAACCTACTACCACAAAAGAAATTTTAGCCAAGTTACGACCAGCGTTTAAAAAAGAAGGCGGAAGTGTGACGGCAGGAAATTCATCAGGGTTGAACGATGGTGCAGCAGCAACAATCATAGCTTCAGAAGAAGCGGTTAAAAAATATAATCTAAAACCAATGGCGCGAATAGTAAGTTCGGCGGTAGTTGGTGTCGAGCCACGAATTATGGGTATTGGTCCTGTAGAAGCGTCTAATAAAGCCTTAGCAAAAGCAGGGTTAACGATGGATGATATGGATGTTATTGAGCTTAACGAAGCCTTTGCAGCACAAGCATTGGCGTGTACCAGAGCTTGGGGGTTGGCAGATGATGATTCAAGATTAAACCCTAACGGTGGTTCTATTGCAATCGGGCATCCGCTTGGTGTTACAGGCGCAAGAATTGCCTATTCAGCAGCATTAGAATTACAAGAACAAAATAAACGTTATGCTTTGGTAACTATGTGTGTGGGCGTGGGCCAAGGGTATGCTGCAGTAATTGAAAACATTCCTGCGTAG
- a CDS encoding four helix bundle protein produces MKSDNKYNLQQRLVEFSALLISNVDIFKNNFASQHLLKQLIRSVTSSALNYGEAQSAESKKDFVHKMKVCLKELRESQVNLQIIEKSDLIKNKESFTLIINECNELVAIFTASIKTTKTKI; encoded by the coding sequence GTGAAAAGTGACAATAAATATAATTTGCAACAGCGGTTGGTTGAATTTTCTGCATTATTGATTTCTAATGTAGATATATTTAAAAACAACTTTGCGTCACAACATTTATTAAAACAATTGATACGTTCGGTGACATCATCGGCATTAAATTATGGAGAAGCCCAAAGTGCTGAATCGAAAAAAGATTTTGTACATAAGATGAAAGTTTGCCTAAAAGAGTTAAGAGAGTCTCAAGTTAATTTACAAATAATTGAAAAATCTGATTTAATCAAAAATAAGGAATCATTTACCTTAATAATTAACGAATGCAATGAACTTGTAGCAATATTTACGGCAAGTATAAAAACAACAAAAACTAAGATTTAA
- the paaB gene encoding 1,2-phenylacetyl-CoA epoxidase subunit PaaB, whose protein sequence is MSNKKNWPLWEVFVRSKNGLEHRHFGSLHAADAEMALENARDVYTRRNEGVSIWVVESKHITASNPEHNGELFEPAQDKIYRHPTFYDLPDDVKHM, encoded by the coding sequence ATGTCAAACAAAAAGAATTGGCCTCTTTGGGAGGTTTTTGTAAGAAGTAAAAACGGATTAGAACACCGTCATTTTGGTAGCCTTCACGCAGCAGATGCAGAAATGGCCTTAGAAAATGCACGAGATGTCTATACTAGAAGAAACGAAGGTGTGAGTATTTGGGTTGTAGAATCCAAACATATAACAGCATCCAATCCAGAGCATAACGGTGAATTATTTGAGCCAGCTCAAGACAAAATCTATCGTCATCCAACGTTTTACGATTTGCCAGATGATGTAAAACATATGTAG
- a CDS encoding enoyl-CoA hydratase-related protein, whose amino-acid sequence MSNTSIELKIENNIAYISLNRPEVFNSFNREMALRLQKIFDDCETNDEVRAIVLTGNGKAFCAGQDLKEVTSPELNPGFKKILEEHYNPIITRIRTIKKPIIGAVNGVAAGAGANIALACDVVIAHEKVSFIQAFSLIGLIPDSAGTFFLPRLIGFQKASALAMLGDKVSAEEAERLGMIYKVLPLENFEEEVNKLALKLANMPTLALGKIKEAFNQSLTNNLDQQLALESKLQIEAAQTEDYEEGVSAFVEKRKPTFKGK is encoded by the coding sequence ATGAGCAACACTTCAATTGAATTAAAAATTGAAAACAATATTGCGTACATTTCGTTAAACCGACCAGAAGTGTTTAATAGCTTCAATCGCGAAATGGCGTTACGTCTTCAGAAGATATTTGATGACTGCGAAACTAACGATGAGGTAAGAGCAATCGTTCTAACGGGTAATGGCAAAGCCTTTTGTGCTGGTCAAGATTTAAAGGAAGTGACTTCACCAGAATTAAATCCAGGCTTTAAAAAAATATTAGAAGAACACTACAATCCCATTATTACGAGAATTAGAACTATTAAAAAACCAATTATTGGTGCTGTTAATGGTGTTGCGGCAGGAGCTGGTGCCAACATTGCTTTGGCTTGCGATGTGGTTATAGCACACGAAAAAGTAAGTTTTATTCAAGCATTTAGTTTAATAGGTTTAATACCTGATAGCGCAGGAACGTTCTTTTTACCTCGATTAATTGGTTTTCAAAAAGCATCGGCATTGGCGATGCTAGGCGATAAAGTGTCTGCCGAAGAAGCCGAACGCTTGGGGATGATTTACAAAGTGCTACCATTAGAAAATTTTGAAGAAGAAGTCAATAAACTAGCCTTAAAACTGGCCAATATGCCAACTTTGGCACTAGGGAAAATTAAGGAGGCGTTCAATCAATCGTTGACGAATAATCTAGACCAACAACTAGCCTTAGAATCCAAATTACAAATCGAAGCAGCTCAAACTGAAGATTACGAAGAAGGAGTTTCAGCTTTTGTAGAAAAACGTAAACCAACTTTTAAAGGAAAGTAA
- a CDS encoding hotdog fold thioesterase has protein sequence MLSLDPFSTWLGIEILECEIGRCRVAMTVRKEMLNSMGKAHGGISYALADTAFGFAANTHGKFAVSIETSINHIEALEEGDYLVAESVIENVKNKLGFNIIEVKRGDELVALFKGVVYRTQKDWKI, from the coding sequence ATGTTATCACTCGACCCGTTTAGTACGTGGTTGGGTATCGAAATTTTAGAATGCGAAATTGGTCGTTGTCGTGTGGCGATGACAGTTCGCAAGGAAATGCTCAATAGTATGGGAAAAGCTCACGGCGGCATCAGCTATGCATTGGCAGACACCGCTTTTGGGTTTGCAGCCAATACGCACGGTAAATTTGCAGTTTCCATAGAAACGAGTATTAATCACATTGAAGCATTAGAAGAAGGCGATTATTTAGTAGCCGAATCGGTTATAGAAAACGTAAAAAACAAACTAGGATTTAATATCATAGAAGTAAAACGAGGCGATGAACTTGTGGCACTTTTTAAGGGTGTGGTTTATCGTACACAAAAAGATTGGAAAATATAA
- the paaZ gene encoding phenylacetic acid degradation bifunctional protein PaaZ, with translation MNKTQHYIKGHWIDGKGEGTPILDSVTGEHFTNVTTEGLDIPEILQYGRVKGDALRKMTFQERGLMLKKLAFYLQKKKRDFYEVSYRTGATKIDSWIDIEGGFGNLFSNASLRKLFPNQPFHVEGEPIDLSRGGRFMAHHIMVPREGVAVHINAFNFPVWGMLEKCAVNWMAGMPAVVLPAPQTAYLTEAVVREIIASGILPEGALQLISGTAKNILDTVQSQDVVTFTGSASTGKLLKNHPQILAETVPFTMEADSLNASILGEDAVPGTPEFDLFIKEVRNEMTVKCGQKCTAIRRIIVPENLIEDVQIALGKQLDKVTIGDPRLKEVRMGALVNDAQRNSVKEQIEKIAKTADVVYGDFDAAKTIGADAKKGAFIKPILLREDDPFKNEAAHITEAFGPVSTLMPYKTLDDAIKLSKMGKGSLVSSIVTNDDTIARDYTISAATHHGRILVLNRENAKESTGHGSPLPNLIHGGPGRAGGGEEMGGVRGIKHYLQRCAIQGSPTTLTEITGIYQPNSAYKESPKHPFAYHWEDIQPGMSLETHKRTLTDTDVINFANLTWDHFYAHTDITSLDGSIFEKRTAHGYFIISAAAGLFVYPNKGPVAANYGLDSIRFLRPLYHNDTIYVRLTCKEKVDREQKGTEHPSGIVKWYVEVFDTDPDEDQEALVAIATILTMVQKKQETFVEMTDEKIDECLSKLTADAKPKWGIMTPQHMIEHLEYTYKIASGEIQDFEIATPEKILDKVHASLYDYKKFPQNAQFPNLEKDKLEDLKYPDLNTAIEKFKAQREKYIQFFKENPDAKLKNLVFGELNRYESYLLERKHLNHHFEQFGLI, from the coding sequence ATGAACAAAACACAACATTACATAAAAGGTCATTGGATAGATGGAAAAGGTGAAGGAACACCAATCCTCGATTCGGTAACAGGTGAGCATTTTACAAACGTCACTACAGAAGGCTTGGATATTCCTGAAATTCTTCAATACGGAAGAGTAAAAGGCGATGCCCTTAGAAAAATGACCTTTCAAGAGCGTGGATTAATGCTTAAAAAATTAGCATTTTATCTTCAAAAGAAAAAAAGAGACTTTTACGAAGTAAGCTACCGTACAGGTGCAACTAAAATTGATAGTTGGATAGATATTGAAGGTGGGTTTGGAAATCTGTTTTCCAACGCGTCACTACGAAAGCTATTCCCTAATCAACCCTTTCACGTCGAAGGCGAACCTATCGATTTATCTCGCGGAGGACGCTTTATGGCACACCATATTATGGTGCCACGTGAAGGTGTGGCAGTTCATATTAATGCGTTTAATTTCCCAGTTTGGGGAATGTTGGAAAAGTGTGCTGTTAACTGGATGGCTGGAATGCCAGCAGTGGTTTTACCAGCACCACAAACAGCCTATTTAACCGAGGCTGTGGTGAGAGAAATTATTGCTTCTGGTATTTTGCCAGAAGGTGCTTTGCAGTTAATTAGCGGTACAGCAAAAAACATTTTAGATACGGTGCAGTCGCAAGATGTGGTGACCTTTACAGGTTCTGCATCCACAGGGAAATTACTTAAAAATCATCCGCAGATTTTAGCAGAAACGGTTCCGTTTACTATGGAAGCCGATTCTTTGAATGCCTCAATTTTAGGTGAAGATGCCGTTCCTGGAACGCCAGAATTCGACTTGTTTATAAAGGAAGTTAGAAATGAAATGACCGTTAAGTGTGGTCAGAAATGTACGGCAATTCGTCGTATTATCGTTCCGGAAAATCTTATCGAAGACGTACAAATAGCTTTAGGGAAGCAATTAGATAAAGTTACTATCGGCGACCCACGATTAAAAGAAGTTAGAATGGGCGCTTTGGTAAACGATGCGCAACGTAATTCGGTAAAAGAGCAAATTGAAAAAATTGCAAAAACAGCCGATGTTGTTTATGGTGATTTTGATGCTGCTAAAACCATCGGAGCTGATGCAAAAAAAGGAGCGTTTATAAAACCTATTTTACTTCGTGAGGATGATCCGTTTAAAAATGAAGCTGCTCACATTACCGAAGCCTTTGGTCCTGTAAGTACCTTGATGCCTTATAAAACATTGGATGATGCTATTAAGTTGTCGAAAATGGGTAAAGGCTCTTTAGTGAGTTCCATTGTTACTAATGATGATACGATTGCACGAGATTATACCATTTCGGCGGCAACACATCACGGTAGAATTTTAGTATTGAATAGAGAAAATGCTAAAGAAAGTACAGGTCACGGTTCACCGTTACCAAATCTAATCCACGGTGGTCCAGGACGTGCTGGTGGTGGCGAAGAAATGGGCGGTGTTCGTGGTATTAAACACTATTTGCAACGTTGCGCCATACAAGGTTCGCCAACAACACTAACCGAAATTACAGGTATTTACCAGCCAAATTCAGCCTATAAAGAATCACCAAAGCATCCGTTTGCGTATCACTGGGAAGACATTCAACCCGGGATGTCTTTAGAAACCCATAAACGCACACTAACGGATACCGATGTTATTAATTTTGCCAATCTCACCTGGGATCATTTTTATGCCCACACAGATATTACATCTTTAGATGGTAGTATTTTTGAAAAACGAACAGCTCACGGTTATTTCATTATTTCTGCAGCAGCAGGTTTGTTTGTATATCCTAACAAAGGTCCCGTGGCGGCAAATTATGGTTTGGATAGTATTCGATTTTTACGCCCATTATATCATAACGATACTATTTATGTGCGATTAACGTGTAAGGAAAAAGTGGATCGTGAGCAAAAAGGAACCGAACACCCTTCTGGTATTGTAAAATGGTATGTTGAGGTGTTTGATACAGATCCCGATGAAGATCAAGAAGCATTGGTGGCTATTGCAACTATTTTAACAATGGTTCAGAAAAAGCAAGAGACTTTTGTGGAAATGACCGATGAGAAAATTGATGAATGTCTTTCCAAGCTAACCGCAGATGCCAAACCAAAATGGGGTATTATGACGCCGCAACATATGATAGAGCATCTAGAATATACCTATAAAATTGCGTCTGGCGAGATTCAGGATTTTGAAATTGCAACACCAGAAAAGATTTTAGATAAAGTACACGCCAGTTTGTATGATTATAAAAAGTTTCCGCAGAATGCACAATTCCCAAATCTTGAAAAAGATAAATTGGAAGACCTAAAATATCCAGATTTAAACACAGCTATTGAAAAGTTTAAAGCACAACGCGAAAAGTATATACAGTTTTTCAAGGAAAACCCAGATGCTAAATTGAAGAATCTAGTCTTTGGAGAATTGAATCGTTACGAATCATACCTATTGGAAAGAAAACATTTAAATCATCATTTTGAACAATTTGGATTAATATAA
- the paaD gene encoding 1,2-phenylacetyl-CoA epoxidase subunit PaaD, which yields MTTTQQNINDKLIPILEQISDPEIPVLSIMDMGVVRSAVIEGDTVKIKITPTYSGCPAMDVIGDDIKSALKKAGYKAEVDLILHPAWTTDWITPKGRQALEDYGIAAPLDAETDKSVLLEGKQLVKCPQCGSKNTTMISQFGSTACKAQFKCNDCQEPFDYFKCLK from the coding sequence ATGACAACAACACAGCAAAATATAAACGACAAACTTATTCCAATTTTGGAGCAAATTTCGGACCCTGAAATCCCAGTGCTTTCCATTATGGATATGGGTGTTGTGCGTTCTGCTGTAATTGAAGGAGATACTGTAAAAATTAAAATTACACCAACTTATAGCGGTTGTCCTGCGATGGATGTTATAGGCGATGATATTAAAAGCGCTTTAAAAAAAGCAGGATATAAAGCCGAAGTAGATTTAATTCTTCATCCCGCTTGGACAACCGATTGGATTACACCAAAAGGCCGACAAGCACTAGAAGATTATGGTATTGCAGCACCTTTAGATGCCGAGACAGATAAATCGGTGTTGTTAGAAGGAAAGCAATTAGTAAAATGTCCGCAATGCGGAAGCAAAAATACAACAATGATTAGTCAGTTTGGTTCAACGGCTTGTAAGGCACAATTTAAATGCAACGATTGCCAAGAACCATTCGATTATTTTAAATGTTTGAAATGA
- the paaC gene encoding 1,2-phenylacetyl-CoA epoxidase subunit PaaC: MKNKNLYNYILGIADNSLILGQRLGELCGHGPSLEIDIACTNMSLDLLGQVRSYYQYAAKIAGDGRTEDDIAMLRKEREYVNVLLVEQPNTDFGYTMARQFLFDVYHFLMLTELEKSTDLNLSAIAKKSIKEVSYHKRFSSDWIKRLGDGTEESHNRIQTAINDLWTYTDELFHQTEADKAMVAEGVGVDVAKLKDAYYEEVNAVLEEATLSVPESKYFQKGGKQGIHTEHMGYLLADLQYMQRTYPNMEW, from the coding sequence ATGAAAAACAAAAATTTATACAACTACATACTTGGCATCGCAGACAACAGCCTAATCCTAGGTCAGAGATTAGGAGAGCTTTGCGGTCACGGACCAAGTTTGGAAATAGATATTGCGTGCACCAATATGTCTTTGGATTTATTGGGGCAAGTACGCAGTTACTATCAGTATGCAGCAAAAATAGCAGGCGACGGTAGAACCGAAGACGATATCGCAATGCTTCGTAAAGAACGTGAGTATGTCAATGTGCTTTTGGTAGAACAGCCAAATACCGATTTTGGATATACAATGGCAAGACAATTCTTATTCGATGTATATCATTTTTTAATGCTAACCGAATTGGAAAAAAGCACCGATTTAAACTTATCGGCTATTGCAAAAAAGTCCATCAAAGAAGTGAGTTATCACAAGCGTTTCTCATCCGATTGGATAAAACGTTTAGGCGATGGAACCGAAGAAAGTCATAATCGCATTCAAACAGCTATTAACGATTTATGGACATACACCGATGAATTATTTCATCAAACCGAAGCTGATAAAGCTATGGTTGCTGAAGGCGTTGGAGTGGATGTCGCTAAATTAAAAGATGCTTATTACGAAGAAGTAAACGCAGTTTTAGAAGAAGCAACGTTGAGTGTGCCAGAAAGCAAATATTTTCAAAAAGGAGGAAAGCAAGGCATTCATACCGAGCATATGGGGTATTTGCTTGCAGATTTACAGTATATGCAGCGCACCTATCCCAATATGGAATGGTAA